Proteins from a single region of Pseudomonas sp. BSw22131:
- a CDS encoding hydrogen peroxide-inducible genes activator has product MTLTELRYIVTLAQEQHFGHAAERCHVSQPTLSVGVKKLEDELGVLIFERSKSAVRLTPVGEGIVAQAQKVLEQAQGIRELAQTGKNQLTAPLKVGAIYTVGPYLFPHLIPQLHRVAPQMPLYIEENFTHVLRDKLRNGELDAIIIALPFNEADVLTLQLYDEPFYVLMPADHPWTQKATIDASALNDKSLLLLGEGHCFRDQVLEACPTLVKGGDSAKHTTVESSSLETIRHMVASGLGVSILPMSAVDSHHYAPGVIEVRPLSPPVPFRTVAIAWRASFPRPKAIEILADSIRLCSVAKPKAQAS; this is encoded by the coding sequence ATGACCCTTACAGAATTGCGCTACATCGTTACCCTCGCTCAAGAGCAGCACTTTGGCCACGCGGCCGAGCGCTGCCATGTGAGCCAGCCTACCTTGTCGGTGGGCGTCAAAAAGCTGGAAGATGAACTCGGCGTGCTGATTTTCGAGCGCAGCAAGAGTGCTGTACGTCTTACGCCGGTTGGCGAGGGCATCGTGGCTCAGGCACAAAAAGTGCTCGAACAGGCCCAAGGCATTCGTGAACTGGCCCAAACCGGGAAGAATCAGCTCACTGCTCCTCTCAAGGTCGGCGCAATCTATACCGTAGGGCCTTATCTGTTCCCGCACCTGATTCCACAACTGCATCGGGTCGCCCCGCAAATGCCGTTGTACATCGAAGAGAATTTCACCCACGTATTGCGCGACAAGCTGCGCAACGGGGAGCTCGACGCGATCATCATCGCGCTGCCGTTCAACGAAGCCGACGTTTTGACGCTGCAGCTATACGACGAACCTTTCTATGTCCTGATGCCTGCCGATCATCCCTGGACGCAGAAAGCCACCATTGACGCCTCGGCGCTCAACGACAAGAGCCTGCTGCTGCTTGGTGAAGGCCATTGCTTCCGCGATCAGGTGCTTGAAGCATGCCCAACGCTTGTCAAAGGCGGGGACAGCGCAAAACACACAACGGTTGAGTCAAGCTCGCTGGAAACCATCCGCCACATGGTGGCTTCGGGACTGGGTGTTTCGATCCTGCCGATGTCCGCAGTCGACAGCCATCACTACGCGCCCGGCGTCATTGAAGTGCGTCCACTGTCTCCACCGGTGCCGTTCCGCACAGTTGCGATCGCCTGGCGTGCGAGCTTCCCCCGTCCCAAAGCCATCGAAATTCTTGCCGATTCCATTCGTCTGTGCTCGGTTGCCAAACCTAAAGCACAAGCGAGTTAA
- a CDS encoding RidA family protein, which produces MSKTVITSDKAPAAIGTYSQAIKAGNTVYMSGQIPLDPKTMELVEGFEAQTVQVFENLKSVAEAAGGSFKDIVKLNIFLTDLSHFAKVNEIMGKYFEQPYPARAAIGVAALPKGAMVEMDAILVIE; this is translated from the coding sequence ATGAGCAAGACCGTCATTACCAGCGATAAAGCGCCTGCTGCCATCGGCACGTACTCTCAGGCAATCAAAGCTGGCAACACTGTCTACATGTCCGGACAGATCCCACTCGATCCAAAGACCATGGAACTGGTTGAAGGCTTCGAAGCCCAGACCGTTCAGGTGTTTGAAAACCTGAAGTCGGTTGCCGAAGCGGCCGGCGGCTCATTTAAGGACATCGTCAAGCTGAACATCTTCCTGACGGACCTGAGTCACTTTGCCAAGGTCAACGAGATCATGGGCAAGTATTTTGAACAGCCTTACCCTGCTCGCGCGGCGATTGGTGTAGCGGCTTTGCCCAAAGGCGCCATGGTTGAGATGGACGCCATTCTCGTTATCGAGTAA
- the rpoZ gene encoding DNA-directed RNA polymerase subunit omega encodes MARVTVEDCLEHVDNRFELVMLSTKRARQLATGGKEPKLAWENDKPTVMALREIAAGLMDYAVIAEAEIVEDEPLFAAFEDESNEAV; translated from the coding sequence ATGGCTCGCGTAACCGTTGAAGACTGCCTAGAACACGTGGATAACCGTTTTGAGCTGGTCATGCTCTCTACCAAACGTGCTCGTCAACTGGCAACCGGCGGCAAAGAACCAAAGCTGGCCTGGGAAAATGACAAGCCTACCGTCATGGCACTGCGCGAAATCGCCGCTGGCCTGATGGATTACGCTGTGATCGCAGAAGCCGAAATCGTTGAAGATGAGCCGCTGTTCGCGGCCTTCGAGGACGAGTCCAACGAGGCCGTTTAA
- a CDS encoding SDR family oxidoreductase → MAAPRVLIAGCGDIGSRLALQLLPHGWTVYGLRRSIERLPEHVVGVSADLFDTRMPAQWPAGEIDYLVYCATPTDRDEAGYRAAYVDGLRHVIDWTHRSGQRPKRLIFVSSSSVYGQQQGEWVDESSPTLASGFSGEIMLEAEQVALNSGFAASVVRLTGIYGPGRSDLMNRVRQGYSVAINPPLYGNRIHADDAAGLLAFLLQADEQGVALEDCYIGVDDAPDPLSDVVQWMRQRLGVTEWSEETSIRRAGSKRCSNTLAKAVGWTLRYPSYREGYEAMLKAEA, encoded by the coding sequence ATGGCGGCCCCTCGCGTTTTGATCGCCGGTTGCGGCGATATCGGCAGTCGCTTGGCTTTGCAGTTGCTGCCGCATGGCTGGACTGTTTACGGGCTACGCCGCTCGATTGAGCGTCTGCCGGAGCATGTCGTTGGCGTCAGTGCAGACCTTTTCGACACCCGGATGCCTGCACAGTGGCCCGCGGGTGAGATCGATTATCTGGTGTACTGCGCGACGCCCACCGACCGCGATGAAGCCGGCTATAGGGCGGCTTATGTAGATGGGTTGCGTCACGTGATTGACTGGACCCATCGCAGTGGTCAGCGGCCAAAACGTCTGATCTTTGTCTCCAGCAGCAGCGTCTACGGCCAGCAGCAGGGAGAGTGGGTGGATGAAAGCTCGCCGACGCTGGCCAGCGGGTTTTCCGGTGAAATAATGCTTGAGGCCGAGCAAGTCGCACTTAATAGCGGGTTTGCAGCAAGCGTGGTCAGGCTGACCGGCATCTACGGGCCGGGCCGCAGCGACTTGATGAACCGAGTGCGTCAGGGCTACAGCGTGGCAATCAACCCGCCTTTATATGGCAACCGGATACACGCCGACGATGCGGCTGGGCTTTTGGCGTTTCTGCTGCAGGCGGATGAGCAAGGCGTTGCGCTGGAAGACTGCTACATCGGCGTGGACGATGCGCCTGATCCGTTGTCTGACGTGGTGCAATGGATGCGCCAACGATTGGGCGTAACCGAGTGGTCTGAAGAGACCAGCATACGCCGCGCCGGGAGCAAGCGTTGCAGCAACACGCTCGCCAAAGCCGTGGGCTGGACGTTGCGTTATCCGAGTTATCGGGAAGGGTATGAGGCGATGTTGAAGGCTGAGGCGTGA
- the spoT gene encoding bifunctional GTP diphosphokinase/guanosine-3',5'-bis pyrophosphate 3'-pyrophosphohydrolase — translation MPSIDALADRLSTYLGKDQVNLVRRAYFYAEQAHDGQRRRSGEAYVTHPLAVANILADMHMDHQSLMAAMLHDVIEDTGIAKEALCAQFGETVAELVDGVSKLTQMNFETKAEAQAENFQKMAMAMARDIRVILVKLADRLHNMRTLEVLSGEKRRRIAKETLEIYAPIANRLGMHSVRIEFEDLGFKAMYPMRSSRIGQAVKRARGNRKELVNKIEESLSHCLAVDEIEGEVSGRQKHLYGIYKKMRGKRRAFNEIMDVYAFRIIVDKVDTCYRVLGAVHNLYKPLPGRFKDYIAIPKANGYQSLHTTLFGMHGVPIEIQIRTREMEEMANNGIAAHWLYKSSGDEQPKGTHARARQWVKGVLEMQQRAGNSLEFIESVKIDLFPDEVYVFTPKGRIMELPKGSTAVDFAYAVHTDVGNSCIACRINRRLAPLSEPLQSGSTVEIVSAPGARPNPAWLNFVVTGKARTHIRHALKLQRRSESISLGERLLNKVLNGFETNLEKVPAERVGLILAEYRVEVIEDLLEDIGLGNRMAYVVARRLLATEGEELPNAQGPLAIRGTEGLVLSYAKCCTPIPGDPIVGHLSAGKGMVVHLDNCRNISELRHNPEKCIQLSWAKDVTGEFNVELRVELEHQRGLIALLASSVNAADGNIEKISMDERDGRISVVQLVVSVHDRVHLARVIKKLRALTGVIRITRMRA, via the coding sequence ATGCCGAGCATAGACGCCCTCGCCGATCGCCTCTCGACCTACCTCGGCAAAGACCAGGTCAATCTGGTTCGCCGGGCGTATTTCTATGCCGAACAGGCTCACGACGGCCAACGCCGTCGAAGCGGCGAAGCCTACGTCACGCATCCACTGGCGGTGGCCAATATCCTTGCTGACATGCACATGGACCATCAGAGCCTGATGGCCGCCATGTTGCATGACGTGATCGAAGACACCGGCATCGCAAAAGAAGCGCTCTGTGCGCAGTTTGGTGAAACTGTGGCCGAACTGGTCGACGGCGTCAGCAAACTGACCCAGATGAACTTCGAAACCAAAGCCGAAGCTCAGGCCGAAAACTTCCAGAAGATGGCCATGGCCATGGCACGCGATATCCGCGTGATTCTGGTCAAGCTCGCAGACCGCCTGCACAACATGCGCACACTGGAAGTCTTATCCGGTGAAAAGCGCCGCCGCATCGCCAAAGAAACCCTCGAAATCTATGCGCCCATCGCCAACCGCTTGGGCATGCACAGCGTGCGTATCGAATTCGAAGACCTGGGTTTCAAGGCGATGTACCCCATGCGCTCCTCGCGCATTGGCCAGGCCGTCAAACGTGCACGGGGCAATCGAAAAGAGCTGGTTAACAAGATCGAAGAATCTCTGAGCCACTGCCTTGCAGTCGACGAGATCGAGGGCGAAGTCAGCGGCCGTCAGAAGCACCTGTACGGCATCTACAAAAAGATGCGCGGCAAGCGTCGGGCATTCAACGAGATCATGGACGTTTATGCGTTCCGCATCATCGTCGACAAGGTGGACACCTGCTATCGCGTCCTTGGCGCTGTACACAATTTGTACAAGCCGCTGCCTGGACGTTTCAAGGATTACATCGCAATCCCTAAAGCCAACGGCTACCAGTCGCTGCATACGACGCTGTTCGGAATGCATGGCGTGCCCATAGAAATCCAGATTCGCACTCGCGAAATGGAAGAAATGGCCAATAACGGGATTGCGGCACACTGGCTGTACAAGTCGTCCGGCGATGAGCAGCCAAAAGGCACCCACGCACGCGCACGCCAGTGGGTAAAAGGCGTGCTGGAAATGCAGCAACGTGCCGGCAACTCGCTGGAATTCATCGAAAGCGTCAAGATCGACCTGTTCCCTGACGAGGTGTATGTGTTCACGCCCAAGGGACGAATCATGGAGCTGCCCAAAGGCTCCACGGCCGTCGATTTTGCTTACGCCGTCCATACCGACGTTGGCAACAGTTGCATCGCCTGCCGGATCAACCGCCGACTGGCGCCGTTGTCTGAACCGCTGCAGAGCGGCTCCACAGTCGAAATTGTCAGCGCCCCGGGCGCACGGCCAAATCCTGCCTGGCTTAACTTCGTGGTCACCGGTAAGGCGCGCACGCATATCCGCCATGCGCTCAAGCTGCAACGGCGCTCCGAGTCCATCAGCCTGGGGGAGCGGCTGTTGAACAAGGTGCTTAACGGGTTCGAAACCAACCTGGAGAAAGTACCCGCCGAGCGCGTGGGACTGATCCTTGCCGAGTACCGGGTCGAGGTCATTGAAGACCTCCTCGAAGACATCGGCCTGGGTAATCGCATGGCGTATGTCGTTGCCCGCAGGTTGCTGGCCACCGAAGGCGAAGAACTGCCCAACGCCCAAGGTCCGCTGGCGATTCGCGGCACTGAAGGGCTGGTCCTCAGCTATGCCAAATGCTGCACGCCTATCCCGGGCGATCCTATCGTCGGGCACCTGTCTGCGGGCAAAGGCATGGTGGTGCATCTGGACAATTGCCGAAACATCAGCGAACTGCGCCACAATCCGGAAAAATGCATCCAGCTGTCCTGGGCCAAGGATGTCACGGGCGAATTCAACGTCGAGCTGCGTGTCGAGCTGGAACACCAGCGCGGCCTGATCGCGCTGCTGGCCAGCAGTGTCAACGCGGCGGACGGCAACATTGAAAAAATCAGTATGGATGAGCGCGATGGCCGCATCAGCGTGGTCCAACTGGTGGTCAGCGTGCACGACCGCGTACACCTGGCCCGCGTGATCAAGAAACTACGCGCCCTCACCGGCGTGATCCGCATCACCCGCATGCGCGCGTAG
- a CDS encoding energy transducer TonB: MISRRQKLTRYSGSLLLVLAVHAIAIIVALRWPTSQAIELPPAAMMVELAPIPEPAPPPPPKVVQPPQPPAPEEPLPIPPIAEAPKPEIAIPKPVKPKPKPQPPKPVKKIEPPKEEKPADEKPVDTPPSNAKPEKSAAPQAAPPAPPSNALPNWQGDLLRHLSKFKRYPEDARRRGTQGISRLRFVVDKDGNVLSYEIAGGSGSAALDRATLEMIRRAQPLPKPPAELLNNGSLEVVAPFVYSLDKR; encoded by the coding sequence ATGATCAGTAGGCGCCAAAAACTGACGCGCTATAGCGGTAGTCTGTTGTTGGTGCTGGCGGTCCATGCCATTGCGATCATCGTCGCCTTGCGCTGGCCCACTTCGCAGGCCATCGAGCTACCACCGGCGGCGATGATGGTCGAGTTGGCACCCATTCCCGAGCCTGCGCCCCCGCCACCGCCAAAGGTGGTGCAGCCGCCACAGCCTCCAGCGCCTGAAGAGCCGCTACCGATCCCGCCGATTGCCGAAGCGCCAAAACCGGAAATCGCGATTCCCAAACCGGTCAAGCCCAAGCCCAAGCCCCAACCACCCAAGCCGGTAAAAAAGATCGAGCCACCGAAGGAAGAAAAGCCAGCTGACGAAAAGCCGGTAGACACGCCTCCTTCCAACGCCAAGCCGGAGAAATCAGCAGCGCCACAAGCGGCGCCTCCTGCACCGCCGAGCAATGCATTGCCCAACTGGCAGGGCGATCTGTTGCGTCACTTGAGCAAATTCAAGCGCTATCCGGAAGATGCGCGTCGGCGCGGCACCCAAGGCATCAGCCGCTTGCGCTTCGTGGTCGACAAGGACGGCAACGTACTTTCTTACGAAATTGCGGGGGGATCGGGCAGTGCAGCACTGGATCGCGCCACGCTTGAAATGATTCGTCGAGCGCAGCCGCTGCCCAAGCCTCCGGCCGAATTGCTCAACAATGGCTCGTTAGAAGTGGTCGCACCGTTCGTTTACTCGCTGGATAAACGCTGA
- a CDS encoding HDOD domain-containing protein, which produces MTEVAHVDPTTRASSVVRQLLGKLAINCREVMADKHIPMAQKVQAVLVDDSVGALLILFPQSHLLDLSRITELTGRKLTAVSQERIEQMLEKHNLRVLPALPALTSCPCLYEERMLQEPLLLIDSGEPGVLLEISSDDFRSMLSKASAARFGEPVTAIQPNLHRPDDDRQEISKAMQDFTARRIQQRLEATVEIPPLADTAQKIIKLRVDPDATIDDITGVVETDPSLAAQVVSWASSPYYGSAGKIRSVEDAIVRVLGFDLVINLALGLALGKTLSLPKDHPQQSTPYWQQSIYTAAVIEGLTRAMPRAKRPESGLTYLAGLLHNFGYLLLAHVFPPHFSLICRQIEVNPHLHHSFVEQHLLGITREQIGSWLMRNWDMPEELSTALRFQHDPHYDREHAAYANLVFLAVGLLKNQGIGSGPAEDIPDELFERLELPREKADDVVHKVLEAETLLRELAAQFH; this is translated from the coding sequence ATGACAGAAGTTGCCCACGTCGACCCCACCACTCGCGCCTCGTCTGTCGTACGGCAGCTGCTTGGCAAATTGGCCATCAATTGCCGCGAAGTCATGGCCGATAAACACATCCCTATGGCACAGAAGGTTCAAGCGGTTCTGGTGGACGACTCTGTCGGGGCGCTGCTGATTCTGTTCCCGCAAAGTCACTTGCTGGACCTGAGCCGGATCACTGAATTAACCGGGCGCAAACTGACAGCGGTGTCTCAGGAGCGCATTGAGCAGATGCTGGAAAAACACAACCTGCGCGTCCTGCCGGCGCTCCCCGCTTTGACCAGTTGTCCCTGCCTGTACGAAGAACGCATGCTGCAAGAGCCCCTGCTGCTTATCGACTCGGGCGAACCAGGCGTGCTGCTGGAGATTTCCAGCGACGACTTCAGGAGCATGCTGAGCAAAGCCAGTGCGGCACGCTTTGGCGAGCCTGTGACTGCGATTCAGCCGAACCTGCACCGTCCGGACGATGACCGTCAGGAGATCAGCAAGGCAATGCAGGACTTCACCGCCCGGCGCATCCAACAGCGTCTTGAAGCAACAGTCGAGATCCCGCCGCTGGCTGACACTGCGCAAAAAATCATCAAACTGCGTGTTGATCCCGACGCAACCATCGACGACATTACTGGCGTGGTCGAGACCGATCCGTCACTGGCCGCTCAAGTGGTCAGTTGGGCGTCATCGCCCTATTACGGCTCTGCCGGGAAGATTCGTTCTGTAGAAGATGCGATCGTGCGGGTACTGGGGTTCGATCTGGTCATCAACCTCGCACTTGGCCTGGCGCTTGGTAAAACCCTGAGTCTGCCGAAGGATCATCCGCAACAGTCGACGCCATACTGGCAGCAGTCCATCTACACGGCCGCTGTGATCGAGGGGCTGACGCGGGCAATGCCGCGGGCAAAGCGTCCTGAGAGTGGCCTGACCTACCTGGCCGGTCTGCTGCATAACTTCGGCTATCTGCTGCTGGCTCACGTGTTTCCGCCGCATTTCTCGTTGATCTGCCGGCAGATCGAGGTCAATCCGCACCTGCATCACAGCTTTGTCGAGCAGCATTTGCTGGGCATCACACGTGAGCAGATCGGCTCGTGGCTGATGCGTAACTGGGACATGCCGGAAGAACTGTCCACCGCACTGCGCTTCCAGCACGACCCGCATTACGACCGTGAACACGCGGCCTACGCGAATCTGGTTTTTCTGGCGGTGGGCCTGCTGAAGAATCAAGGCATTGGCTCTGGCCCGGCTGAAGACATTCCGGACGAGCTGTTCGAGCGCCTGGAATTGCCACGCGAAAAAGCCGATGACGTGGTGCACAAAGTGCTCGAAGCAGAAACTCTACTGCGGGAACTGGCTGCGCAGTTTCACTGA
- the recG gene encoding ATP-dependent DNA helicase RecG has product MTELSHVSVTALKGVGEAMAEKLAKVGLENIQDVLFHLPLRYQDRTRVVPIGQLRPGQDAVIEGVVSGADVVMGKRRSLLVRLGDGTGVLSLRFYHFSNAQKDSLKRGTHVRCYGEARPGASGLEIYHPEYRALTGDEPPPVDVTLTPIYPTTEGLTQQRLRQLCQQSLSMLGPKSLPDWLPEELARDYQLAPLDEAIRYLHHPPADADVEELALGHHWAQHRLAFEELLTHQLSQQRLRESLRSQRAPALPPAKKLPKQFLANLGFPPTGAQQRVGNEIAYDLSQHEPMLRLIQGDVGAGKTVVAALAALQALEAGYQVALMAPTEILAEQHYINFKRWLEPLGIETAWLAGKLKGKARATSLEQIATGTQMVVGTHALFQDEVQFKNLALVIIDEQHRFGVQQRLALRKKGVGGRMCPHQLIMTATPIPRTLAMSAYADLDTSILDELPPGRTPVNTVLVVDSRRIEVVERVRNACAEGRQAYWVCTLIEESEELTCQAAETSFEELTSALGELRVGLIHGRMKPAEKAAVMAEFKQGALQLLVATTVIEVGVDVPNASLMIIENPERLGLAQLHQLRGRVGRGSAASHCVLLYHPPLSQIGRQRLGIMRETNDGFVIAEKDLELRGPGEMLGTRQTGLLQFKVADLMRDADLLPAVRDAAQALLERWPKHVSPLLERWLRHGQQYGQV; this is encoded by the coding sequence ATGACGGAGCTGTCACACGTCTCGGTGACGGCGCTCAAGGGCGTCGGCGAGGCCATGGCTGAAAAGCTGGCAAAGGTCGGCCTGGAAAACATTCAGGACGTGCTTTTTCATCTGCCGCTGCGCTATCAGGACCGAACCCGCGTCGTGCCCATTGGCCAACTGCGCCCTGGGCAGGATGCGGTGATCGAGGGCGTGGTCAGCGGCGCCGATGTGGTGATGGGAAAGCGCCGCAGCCTGTTGGTGCGGCTTGGCGATGGCACCGGCGTACTGAGTCTGCGTTTCTACCATTTCAGCAACGCGCAGAAGGACAGCCTGAAACGTGGCACCCACGTTCGCTGCTATGGCGAGGCACGTCCCGGTGCGTCAGGGCTTGAAATCTATCACCCTGAGTACCGCGCGCTGACGGGCGATGAACCGCCCCCGGTGGACGTGACGCTCACGCCAATCTACCCGACGACCGAAGGCCTGACTCAGCAGCGCCTGCGCCAGCTGTGCCAGCAGAGCCTGTCGATGCTCGGCCCCAAAAGCCTTCCCGATTGGCTGCCCGAAGAGCTGGCCCGCGATTACCAACTGGCACCGCTCGACGAAGCCATTCGTTATTTGCACCATCCCCCCGCCGATGCCGATGTTGAGGAGCTGGCGCTGGGTCATCACTGGGCGCAGCACCGGCTGGCGTTCGAGGAACTGCTGACTCATCAATTGTCCCAGCAGCGCCTGCGTGAAAGCCTGCGCTCGCAACGGGCGCCTGCATTGCCCCCTGCCAAAAAGCTGCCCAAGCAGTTTCTCGCCAATCTCGGATTCCCGCCGACGGGTGCACAACAGCGGGTGGGTAACGAAATTGCATACGACCTCAGTCAACACGAACCCATGCTGCGCCTGATTCAGGGCGATGTGGGCGCCGGTAAAACTGTGGTCGCCGCGCTGGCTGCGCTGCAGGCCCTTGAGGCAGGCTATCAAGTGGCGCTGATGGCGCCGACCGAGATTCTGGCCGAGCAGCATTACATCAACTTCAAACGCTGGCTGGAGCCGCTGGGCATCGAGACCGCCTGGCTCGCGGGCAAGCTCAAGGGCAAGGCGCGCGCCACCTCGCTGGAGCAGATCGCCACCGGCACACAGATGGTCGTGGGCACCCACGCGCTGTTTCAGGATGAAGTGCAGTTCAAGAATCTCGCGTTGGTGATCATCGACGAACAGCATCGCTTCGGCGTGCAGCAACGTCTGGCGCTGCGCAAAAAAGGCGTCGGCGGACGAATGTGCCCTCATCAGTTGATCATGACCGCAACGCCGATTCCGCGAACGCTGGCCATGAGCGCGTACGCAGACCTGGACACCTCGATCCTTGATGAACTGCCGCCCGGCCGGACACCGGTCAACACCGTGCTGGTGGTCGACAGCCGCCGCATCGAAGTGGTCGAACGGGTGCGTAACGCGTGTGCGGAAGGCCGTCAGGCGTACTGGGTATGCACCCTGATCGAGGAGTCCGAAGAGCTGACCTGCCAAGCCGCCGAAACCAGTTTTGAAGAGTTGACCAGCGCCCTCGGCGAGCTGCGTGTGGGCTTGATTCATGGCCGTATGAAACCCGCTGAAAAAGCTGCGGTAATGGCCGAGTTCAAACAGGGCGCGCTGCAACTGCTGGTGGCAACCACGGTTATTGAAGTGGGGGTTGACGTGCCCAATGCCAGCCTGATGATCATTGAGAACCCCGAGCGGCTGGGCCTCGCGCAGTTGCACCAGTTGCGCGGGCGTGTCGGGCGAGGCAGCGCGGCGAGCCATTGCGTGCTGCTCTACCACCCGCCGCTGTCGCAAATTGGCCGCCAGCGGCTGGGCATCATGCGTGAAACCAACGACGGCTTCGTGATCGCGGAAAAAGATCTGGAGCTTCGCGGCCCTGGGGAAATGCTCGGCACACGGCAAACCGGCCTGCTTCAATTCAAGGTCGCAGACCTGATGCGAGATGCAGATTTGTTACCTGCTGTCAGGGACGCCGCCCAGGCGCTGCTCGAACGATGGCCGAAGCACGTCAGCCCATTGCTGGAACGGTGGCTGCGACATGGCCAGCAGTACGGTCAAGTGTGA
- the exbD gene encoding TonB system transport protein ExbD, translating to MGLHLNEGGDDLVENHEINVTPFIDVMLVLLIIFMVAAPLATVDIKVDLPASTAKPAPRPEKPVFLSVKADQSLYLGDEKVARELIGPTLDAKTKGKKDTTIFFQADKGVDYGDLMEVMNALRSAGYLKVGLVGLETVGKK from the coding sequence ATGGGCCTGCATCTGAACGAAGGCGGCGATGATCTCGTCGAAAACCACGAAATCAACGTCACGCCGTTCATCGACGTGATGCTGGTCCTGCTGATCATCTTCATGGTGGCAGCCCCGCTGGCAACCGTAGACATCAAGGTCGACCTGCCTGCTTCCACGGCAAAACCTGCACCGCGACCCGAGAAACCGGTGTTCCTCAGCGTCAAGGCTGACCAAAGCCTGTACCTGGGCGACGAGAAAGTCGCACGCGAGCTGATCGGTCCAACGCTCGACGCCAAGACCAAAGGCAAAAAAGACACGACGATCTTCTTCCAGGCCGACAAAGGCGTGGATTACGGCGATCTGATGGAAGTCATGAACGCGCTGCGCAGTGCCGGGTATTTGAAAGTCGGGCTGGTCGGTCTTGAGACGGTTGGTAAGAAATGA
- the exbB gene encoding tonB-system energizer ExbB, whose protein sequence is MIPIPAPASPIKLPHLPRAMRGIAAMLFSLMLTPVALADATAPTQPTSVQSAAPTSTPIDTAAAPPVQAPAAPAESMEAAPEENSLGMSHDLSPWGMYKNADVVVKAVMIGLAIASIITWTIWISKGFELLGAKRRLRGEIANLKKARTLDEASASASKQGTLANLLVHDALEEMRLSVNSREREGIKERVSFRLERLVAACGRNMSMGTGVLATIGSTAPFVGLFGTVWGIMNSFIGIAKTQTTNLAVVAPGIAEALLATALGLVAAIPAVVIYNVFARSIAGYKAQVSDASAHVLLLVSRDLDHQPVAERSQTPHMVKMG, encoded by the coding sequence ATGATACCTATCCCAGCCCCCGCTTCACCTATCAAGCTTCCACACCTGCCTCGTGCAATGCGCGGTATCGCAGCAATGCTGTTCAGCCTGATGCTGACACCGGTCGCTCTGGCAGATGCCACCGCGCCAACGCAACCCACCTCTGTACAATCAGCGGCGCCGACTTCTACACCGATTGACACCGCCGCCGCCCCTCCCGTTCAAGCGCCTGCCGCTCCAGCCGAGTCAATGGAAGCTGCGCCCGAGGAGAATAGTCTGGGCATGTCCCACGACCTGTCGCCGTGGGGCATGTACAAAAACGCGGATGTCGTGGTCAAGGCCGTGATGATCGGTCTGGCAATTGCCTCGATCATCACCTGGACTATCTGGATATCCAAAGGCTTCGAACTGCTGGGCGCCAAGCGCCGTCTGCGGGGTGAAATCGCCAATCTGAAGAAAGCCCGCACGCTGGACGAAGCCAGTGCCAGCGCCAGCAAACAAGGCACCCTGGCCAATCTGCTGGTGCATGACGCGCTCGAAGAAATGCGCCTGTCGGTTAACAGCCGCGAACGCGAAGGTATCAAAGAGCGTGTGAGCTTCCGCCTCGAAAGGCTGGTGGCCGCGTGTGGCCGCAACATGAGCATGGGCACCGGCGTGCTCGCCACGATCGGCTCTACCGCGCCCTTCGTGGGTCTGTTCGGCACCGTGTGGGGCATCATGAACAGCTTCATCGGCATCGCCAAAACCCAGACCACCAACCTTGCAGTCGTAGCGCCCGGCATCGCCGAGGCCTTGCTGGCGACCGCGCTGGGTCTGGTTGCAGCGATTCCGGCCGTTGTCATCTATAACGTCTTCGCCCGCTCGATTGCAGGCTACAAAGCGCAGGTGTCCGACGCCTCCGCACATGTGCTGCTGCTGGTCAGCCGTGATCTGGATCACCAACCTGTTGCTGAGCGTAGCCAGACGCCGCACATGGTAAAAATGGGGTAA